From the Hevea brasiliensis isolate MT/VB/25A 57/8 chromosome 15, ASM3005281v1, whole genome shotgun sequence genome, one window contains:
- the LOC110663084 gene encoding bidirectional sugar transporter SWEET4-like gives MVDREVARTIIGIIGNILSVCLFGSPIPTFVEILKSKSVGEFKPDSYLATILNCSLWSFYGLPVVHKDTLLMSINSIGLAMEAIYVTIFFIHAQRNGRVKVIKWIFIELVFLAILVACILKFSDTHEQRSKIVGIICLVFNVLMYASPLTMMRKVIIKKSVKYMPFYLSLAIFLNGIIWVFYAVVDKLDVFILIGNSVGILSGATQLVLHACYNNVQTTLKDEDVKPAAELQVQLSTTDEKA, from the exons ATGGTTGACAGAGAAGTAGCGAGGACTATTATAGGCATCATAG gaAATATACTCTCTGTTTGCCTATTTGGCTCACCAAT CCCCACATTTGTGGAAATTTTGAAAAGCAAATCAGTTGGGGAGTTCAAGCCAGACTCCTATCTAGCAACCATATTGAACTGCTCTCTATGGAGTTTTTATGGCCTGCCAGTGGTCCATAAAGACACTCTCTTGATGTCCATCAACAGCATTGGACTTGCCATGGAAGCTATTTATGTTACCATCTTCTTCATACATGCTCAAAGGAATGGTCGA gtTAAAGTAATTAAATGGATCTTCATAGAGCTTGTTTTTTTGGCCATTTTGGTGGCATGCATATTGAAGTTCAGTGATACCCATGAGCAAAGATCAAAAATTGTAGGGATCATTTGTCTCGTATTTAATGTGCTCATGtatgcttcgcctcttaccatgATG AGGAAAGTGATTATAAAAAAGAGCGTCAAGTACATGCCATTCTATCTATCCTTGGCTATATTTCTCAATGGAATCATTTGGGTCTTTTATGCTGTGGTGGATAAACTTGATGTCTTCATTTTG ATTGGGAACAGTGTGGGGATATTATCAGGAGCTACGCAACTAGTTCTTCATGCATGCTATAATAATGTTCAGACCACCCTGAAAGATGAGGATGTCAAGCCGGCTGCTGAGCTTCAAGTTCAACTCTCTACGACCGACGAAAAGGCTTAG